One window of Desulfovibrio aminophilus genomic DNA carries:
- the hisH gene encoding imidazole glycerol phosphate synthase subunit HisH, whose amino-acid sequence MLAILKYKAGNQTSVRRALDSLGIENTITADPAELERAQGVIFPGVGAAGTAMEELVGEGLDSVLKSLIWQEKPLLGICVGCQILLDYSEENDTKALSVIPGECRLFNPSWTEDAEGRIPIKVPHMGWNSVRLLAECELFQGIDPRSEFYFVHSYFPAPAEEYVIGQTVYGRPFCSVHGRRGLWAVQFHPEKSGRPGLQLLANFATYCREAADAQ is encoded by the coding sequence ATGCTCGCCATCCTCAAGTACAAGGCAGGCAATCAGACCAGCGTGCGCAGGGCCCTGGACTCCCTGGGCATCGAGAACACCATCACCGCCGATCCCGCCGAGCTGGAACGAGCCCAGGGGGTCATCTTCCCCGGCGTGGGCGCGGCCGGAACGGCCATGGAAGAGCTGGTTGGCGAGGGCCTGGACTCGGTTCTCAAGTCCCTCATCTGGCAGGAAAAGCCCCTGCTCGGCATCTGCGTGGGCTGCCAGATCCTCCTGGACTACTCGGAGGAAAACGACACCAAGGCCCTCTCCGTGATCCCGGGCGAGTGCCGCCTGTTCAATCCTTCCTGGACCGAGGACGCCGAGGGCCGCATCCCCATCAAGGTGCCGCACATGGGCTGGAACTCAGTGCGCCTGCTGGCGGAGTGCGAGCTGTTCCAGGGCATCGACCCGCGCAGCGAGTTCTATTTCGTGCACAGCTATTTCCCGGCCCCGGCCGAGGAATACGTCATCGGCCAGACCGTCTACGGCCGCCCCTTCTGCTCGGTGCACGGGCGGCGCGGGCTCTGGGCCGTGCAGTTCCACCCCGAAAAAAGCGGCAGGCCCGGCCTGCAGCTGCTCGCCAACTTCGCAACCTACTGCCGGGAGGCCGCCGATGCTCAGTAA
- a CDS encoding carboxymuconolactone decarboxylase family protein produces MNRLEELTRARKKAHTRLLRLKSRTYAAFLEMEKAAYSDGALPRKAKELIAVGISVVIDCESCMQWHIEQAAARGATREEVLEAVEVGMEMGGGPATVSARFALEVMDRAFGEES; encoded by the coding sequence ATGAATCGACTGGAGGAACTCACGCGCGCCCGCAAGAAGGCCCACACGCGCCTGCTGCGGCTCAAGTCCCGGACCTACGCGGCCTTCCTGGAAATGGAGAAGGCCGCCTATTCCGACGGGGCCCTGCCGCGCAAGGCCAAGGAGCTCATCGCGGTGGGCATCTCCGTGGTCATCGACTGCGAGTCGTGCATGCAGTGGCACATCGAACAGGCCGCGGCCCGCGGGGCCACGCGAGAGGAGGTCCTGGAGGCCGTGGAGGTGGGCATGGAGATGGGCGGCGGACCGGCCACGGTCTCGGCCCGCTTCGCCCTGGAGGTCATGGACCGGGCCTTCGGGGAGGAGTCATGA
- a CDS encoding DUF2867 domain-containing protein, whose amino-acid sequence MSARFADAPPELAELIAGADHVDVKQVRARTSLRGFLAAFISYHPRWLDWLYVLRAGLVRLLGMRQEHMDMAPLEEKDVDLTPGGKLSFFTTELSREDRLWVGVAEDKHLAARVVVERRPGDHGAAVFLVSTVVHYKHWTGPVYFNLIRPFHHLVVHGMCRSVERAFP is encoded by the coding sequence ATGAGCGCGCGTTTCGCCGACGCCCCGCCTGAGCTGGCGGAGCTGATCGCCGGAGCCGACCACGTGGACGTGAAGCAGGTGCGGGCGCGGACGTCGCTGCGCGGCTTCCTGGCCGCCTTCATCTCCTACCACCCGCGCTGGCTCGACTGGCTCTATGTCCTGCGCGCCGGGCTCGTGCGCCTGCTCGGCATGCGCCAGGAGCACATGGACATGGCCCCGCTGGAGGAGAAAGACGTGGACCTGACGCCCGGCGGGAAGCTGAGCTTCTTCACCACCGAGCTGTCCCGCGAGGACCGCCTCTGGGTCGGAGTCGCCGAGGACAAGCACCTCGCGGCCCGGGTCGTGGTGGAACGCCGCCCCGGGGACCACGGCGCGGCCGTCTTCCTGGTCTCCACCGTGGTCCATTACAAGCACTGGACCGGGCCGGTCTACTTCAACCTCATCCGGCCCTTCCACCATCTCGTGGTCCACGGCATGTGCCGGTCGGTGGAGCGGGCCTTCCCCTAG
- a CDS encoding Xaa-Pro peptidase family protein produces the protein MFEALAVVPRSELEARWAKVRRFLAETAPEAGGVLAFSRLNVYYLSGSLGSGCFWLPLEGEPVLLLRKGLERARLESALDRVVPFKSYSKLPALAAEAGSPFSEVIAAETSGLSWQLGQMLASRLPDQRFVSGDLALNLAQSLKSEWELSILRLAGERHHQALHDILPEIIRPGMSERELSHLAWQVFFTLGHQGLMRMSAFGEEIFLGHVSAGDSGNYPSVFNGPLGVRGEHPASPYMGYAGKLWNRGEPLALDIGFALEGYCTDKTQLYWAGTEDEIPEAARSAHSFAMDVQAWAAENLRPGNTPEQIWLHCRDWAAKAGFAEGFMGLGENQVPFLGHGIGLAIDCYPAIAKGFDRPIEAGMVFALEPKIGVPGLGMVGVENTFEVTPSGGVCITGDDCRMLCIA, from the coding sequence ATGTTCGAAGCTCTCGCCGTCGTGCCCCGTTCGGAACTGGAGGCCCGCTGGGCCAAGGTCCGCCGCTTCCTGGCCGAAACCGCGCCCGAGGCGGGCGGGGTCCTGGCCTTCTCGCGCCTGAACGTCTACTACCTCTCCGGCTCCCTGGGCTCGGGCTGTTTCTGGCTGCCCCTGGAGGGCGAACCCGTGCTCCTGCTGCGCAAGGGCCTGGAGCGGGCGCGGCTGGAGAGCGCCCTGGACCGGGTCGTCCCTTTCAAATCCTACTCGAAGCTGCCCGCCCTGGCCGCCGAGGCGGGCAGTCCGTTCAGCGAGGTGATCGCGGCCGAGACCTCGGGCCTGTCCTGGCAGTTGGGCCAGATGCTGGCCTCCCGGCTGCCGGACCAGCGGTTCGTCTCCGGCGATCTGGCCCTGAACCTGGCCCAGAGCCTCAAGTCCGAGTGGGAGCTGTCGATCCTGCGTCTGGCCGGTGAGCGCCACCACCAGGCCCTGCACGACATCCTGCCCGAGATCATCCGGCCGGGCATGAGCGAACGGGAGCTTTCCCACCTGGCCTGGCAGGTCTTCTTCACCCTGGGCCACCAGGGGCTCATGCGCATGAGCGCCTTCGGCGAGGAGATCTTCCTCGGCCACGTCTCGGCCGGGGACTCGGGCAACTATCCCAGCGTGTTCAACGGCCCCCTCGGCGTGCGCGGGGAACATCCGGCCTCGCCCTACATGGGCTACGCGGGCAAGCTCTGGAACCGGGGCGAGCCCCTGGCCCTGGACATCGGCTTCGCCCTGGAAGGCTACTGCACGGACAAGACCCAGCTCTACTGGGCCGGGACCGAGGACGAAATCCCCGAGGCCGCCCGTTCGGCCCACTCCTTCGCCATGGACGTGCAGGCCTGGGCCGCCGAGAACCTGCGGCCCGGCAACACTCCGGAGCAGATCTGGCTGCACTGCCGGGATTGGGCCGCCAAGGCCGGGTTCGCGGAGGGCTTCATGGGCCTGGGCGAGAACCAGGTGCCCTTCCTGGGCCACGGCATCGGCTTGGCCATCGACTGCTATCCGGCCATCGCCAAGGGCTTCGACCGGCCCATCGAGGCGGGCATGGTCTTCGCCCTGGAACCCAAGATCGGCGTTCCCGGCCTGGGCATGGTCGGGGTGGAGAACACCTTCGAGGTCACGCCCTCGGGCGGAGTCTGCATCACCGGCGACGACTGCCGCATGCTCTGCATCGCCTAG
- a CDS encoding CoA-binding protein: MPISDSELAALLREVKTVAVLGANDRPGRPVDRVGRYLLAAGYTVIPVHPARAGVWGLTTYRSLAEIPVPVDLVDLFRAAEHCPAHAAEVLKLPARPRCFWMQEGIASPQARALLDDSMLVVEDRCLMVEHARLRGNAHG, from the coding sequence ATGCCGATCAGCGATTCAGAGCTAGCCGCCCTGCTCCGCGAGGTCAAGACCGTCGCGGTGCTGGGCGCCAACGACAGGCCCGGGCGGCCGGTGGACCGCGTGGGCCGCTACCTGCTGGCCGCGGGCTATACCGTGATCCCGGTGCATCCGGCGCGCGCCGGCGTCTGGGGGCTCACCACGTACAGGAGCCTCGCCGAAATCCCCGTTCCCGTGGACTTGGTGGACCTGTTCCGCGCGGCGGAACACTGCCCGGCCCACGCCGCCGAAGTCTTGAAACTGCCCGCGCGGCCGCGCTGCTTCTGGATGCAGGAGGGCATCGCGAGCCCCCAGGCCCGCGCACTGCTGGACGATTCGATGCTCGTGGTGGAGGACCGCTGCCTCATGGTGGAACACGCGCGCCTGCGGGGAAACGCCCATGGCTGA
- a CDS encoding YkgJ family cysteine cluster protein, producing MADDAFSCRMCGHCCQGQGGILLTDKDLLRLAAHLGLEPAEVLARYAETRDGKVGVKCGPDGCCVFYKDGCGVHPGRPDVCRAWPFFRGNLVDESSWRLIQDYCPGVNPDVPFADFVRQGRRYLQENELEREDQGSAPNALLKVDGGDGT from the coding sequence ATGGCTGACGACGCCTTCTCCTGCCGCATGTGCGGCCACTGCTGCCAGGGCCAGGGCGGGATTCTCCTGACCGACAAGGACCTGCTCCGCCTGGCCGCGCACCTGGGTCTGGAGCCGGCCGAGGTCCTGGCGCGCTATGCCGAGACCCGCGACGGCAAGGTCGGGGTCAAATGCGGCCCCGACGGCTGCTGCGTCTTCTACAAGGACGGCTGCGGCGTGCATCCCGGCCGCCCGGACGTCTGCCGGGCCTGGCCGTTCTTCCGGGGCAACCTGGTGGACGAATCGAGCTGGCGGCTCATCCAAGACTACTGCCCGGGCGTGAACCCGGACGTGCCCTTCGCCGACTTCGTGCGCCAGGGCCGCCGCTATCTGCAAGAGAACGAGCTGGAACGCGAGGACCAGGGCAGCGCGCCCAACGCCCTGCTCAAGGTCGACGGCGGGGACGGGACGTGA
- a CDS encoding DnaJ domain-containing protein, giving the protein MSSLTPAQCFRILQLTPGSSLAEVKTAFRKLAFQFHPDLNPEPNAAARFREINEAYVLLSKTLAEQPGGAAGPGPEAEPRAGAAQGAQAYERQQRKAQAETRSEARRDSGAERQAAWSRTYSFRDEDVLRDLLKDPFARQVFDDLYSQIRKDRPGYRPPKEFRRSRLRLNWRDRAVDLDLSKGFWRGVKSWFRSQMDDERTVYFPIQHLLPGRTLRLSVRQFSGEDKTVEVTLPADFVVGRPIRLKGLGRKLGPLTGDLYLRVLAK; this is encoded by the coding sequence GTGAGCAGCCTGACCCCGGCCCAATGCTTCCGCATCCTCCAGCTGACGCCCGGTTCCTCCCTGGCCGAGGTCAAGACCGCCTTCCGCAAGCTGGCCTTCCAGTTCCACCCGGACCTCAACCCCGAGCCGAACGCGGCCGCCCGCTTCCGGGAGATCAACGAAGCCTATGTGCTCCTCAGCAAGACGCTGGCGGAGCAGCCCGGCGGCGCGGCCGGCCCCGGCCCCGAGGCCGAGCCCAGGGCAGGCGCGGCCCAGGGCGCGCAGGCCTATGAGCGCCAGCAGCGCAAGGCCCAGGCCGAAACCCGCTCCGAGGCCCGCCGCGACTCCGGGGCCGAACGCCAGGCCGCCTGGTCGCGGACCTACAGCTTCCGCGACGAGGACGTGCTCCGCGACCTGCTCAAGGACCCCTTCGCCCGCCAGGTCTTCGACGACCTCTACAGCCAAATCCGCAAGGACCGGCCCGGCTACCGGCCGCCCAAGGAGTTCCGGCGCAGCAGGCTGCGGCTCAACTGGCGCGACCGGGCCGTGGACCTGGACCTGTCCAAGGGCTTCTGGCGCGGCGTGAAATCCTGGTTCCGAAGCCAGATGGACGACGAGCGGACCGTATATTTTCCGATCCAGCATCTCCTGCCCGGCCGGACGCTGCGGCTCTCGGTGCGCCAATTCTCCGGGGAGGACAAGACCGTGGAGGTGACGCTGCCCGCCGACTTCGTGGTGGGCCGCCCTATCCGGCTGAAGGGACTGGGGCGCAAGCTGGGTCCGCTGACGGGCGATCTCTATCTCCGCGTGCTGGCCAAGTGA